The sequence CGACCGTCACCGCATTTGAACTCGGTAGTGATCGCTTCAGGATTCAACGAAATCCGATCGCGCGACTGCCGGACGATCTCGTTGGTACTCGACCGAATTGCGCTGCGCATCTCGTGCAGCGTTCCTCTTAAAGCCTGGCGCGCATCCCGGTCCGGTTTGCCTGGCCAGAACAGCTCCGACAAATGTCCGCGAGCTGCGCCATTTTCTCCCGCACGGGCAAGATAGACAAACAGCGCAAGTGCCTTCCGCGTCGGGAACCGGACCGTCGCTCCTTCAGCATCGAAAACCTGTGGTCGATCCCACAAGCGAAGCAAAAGTGAAGTATGGTCATCGGAAGTGCGACCCAACATGACTCAAAACTCTAACAAATCCAGCGGCTGCAGGCCAAGTACGGTTCGGTTTGGCCGAGAGTTTGTGCGGCAAGGCCTGTACCGTCGGCGGATATGATCCCTGTTGCAGTTTGCAATGTCTTGTGTGGATAGCTCCTGCATAGCAAGACATTTTTGAACCTAATTTAGCACTGGTCAGAAGCAGACGTGTGTCCGGCCTGTTTGCGCGGCGCACACGGCCGCTGGCCCTGATGGTTTCCGCAAACCAAGTCCCAAACCGGTTCTCGGACTATTGGTTGCCCCTGAAATTCGACGGGGTGTCTCGGCTGACGGGCTGACTGTACTCCATCATTTAAATGGTCTTGCTGTCTCGTGTGTTCTGTTCTCCCTTAGTTATGCAGTGCGCGGTCTGTAATATTCATTCTTGGTCAAGACTGCCCAAATGATCCGCGCTGTCTTGTTCGCCATTGCTACAGTGGCAAGACGAACGGGCTTTCTATCAATCAGGGCTTGCGCCCACGGGTCAGCACGTTCCGGATGTGTCTTCATCTGCCTCAATCGCGAGGTCATTCCCGTGACCAGCAGCCGTCTGATGTATCGGTCCCCCATCTTTGAGATACGGCCCAGCCTTTCCTTGCCACCGCTTGAGCGGTTGAGTGGGGTCAGACCCAGCCAGGCTGCAAATTCGCGACCGTTCCTGAACTGGCTGGCATCACCTGCTGTTGCAACGATTGCTGACGCAGTCACTGGACCAACGCCCGGGATCGTGCGCAGCAACATCACGCGCGGGTCTTGCTTGGCCTGAAGCCGCATGTGCATCTCGTACCAACGGACGCGAAGGTGCAAAGCGACAAGTTGGTTGCTCAGATTGGCAAGCACATCAATTGCAACATCGGGAATGCCTGGCTTGTCGCCATCCAGAACGCCCTTCGCGAACTTGATCGCGCTGCCAACCCCTTGTGCAATCACTATGCCAAACTCGGACAGCAAACCTCGCAGCATATTGCTGAGCTGCGTTCTATGCTTGACGATCAGATCACGGGCGCGGTGGAGAAACAAGACGCCTTGCTGCTCTTCAGATTTTATTGCGACAAAACGTATTGTCGGACGCGTCACCGCTTCGCAGATGGCTGCAGCATCAACCGCATCGGATTTACCCCACTTCACATACATCGCTGGTATCAGACGCACATCATGGCCCAGCTTGCTCAGTTGCCGTGCCCAGTGGTGGCTGGAACCGCAAGCTTCCATTCCGACCAGGCAGGGTGGAAGTTTCTCAAAGAATGCGATCAATTGCGCTCGTCGCAGAGCTTGGTTGAAAACAACATCGCCATTCTCGCTGATGCCGTGGACCTGAAAGATGTTTTTGGCCAAATCGAGGCCGACTGTTGTAACCTGCATTGGGTAGCTCCTCTCATAAGCAGTCTATAACAACTGCAGTATGGCGCATTGCGACGCCGGGTGGAGCAGGAGCTATCCACCCCATCCGGTTCAGAGACCTCTGCGAAACGGGGGTTATTTGGAGAGGATGCGTCGTCGCATCGGCTCGGTTTTGGTATGGGTGGCAGGGATCGGTGCGGTTTTGATCTGCGGGGTGGTGCGGTGCCTTGAGGTTTATCCGTAGCGTTTGCGAAACCCGCTGCCCTTCCAGAGGTTCCATCCGATGGCGGCAAGAAGGAATTGGGTCCGGGTCCGCCACAGCCCCATGAACCGGGATCGGGCCATGCCCCAGTGTCGCTTCATGTGCCCGAAGATCGCCTCGACCCGGCCGCGCGTCACGCCGATCTCGACATTGCGCGCCCTGTCCTGCGCCGACAGCGGATGGCCCCGCGCACCGCGCCGCTGCACCTGGTCGCGCATCCCGTGACGCCCCAGAAGCGCCCGGGTGCGCGGCCCGATATAGGCGCTGTCGGCATAGAGCGCGGCCTCATCGCCCACCACCACATCCTCCAGACTGTCCACCTCCGCGCGGTTTCCGGCGCTGACCGCCGCCCGCCGGATGAACCCGTCCTCGTCGGCATTGACAAAGCCCTGCCAGCCCCAGACCGCCTGCATCTTGCCTTTCACGTTGAGTTTCACCCGGCTGCCGGCCTCGGGATCGGCATGGCGCAGCCCGCTCCGGGCGGCCTCGACCACGTTCAGGTGTTCACTCGGACCAATGGCGTTCACACCTTCACCGTCAACGATGGCCACCCGCCCCTCCGCGAGCACCACCCGGGCCTCCTCCAGCATCGTGACCACCTCGGCCAGCACCGCATCCAGCCGGTCCCCCAGCCGCGCCCGGAACCGCCCCAGCGTGGTGTCATCGGGCACGCCCTGATCCAGTTCCAGCCGACAGAACTTGCGAAACAGCAGATCGCGGGCCAGCTGCGCCGAGAGCTTCACATCGCTGAGGTCATACCAAAGGCCAAGAAGCAGCGCCCGAAACAGGGTCTGCGCCGGATAGCCGGGCCGCCCCGTGGCCTTGCGATCCTCGCCGGCAGGCAGCAGCGCCTCCACGCGCAACCAGTCAATCAGCTCTTCTACATCATCAAGCGCCGACAGTGCGGGATGGTCAAACACCTCATGCGGCGCGAATAGGGCGGGTTGGGTCGCAAAGCTCTGTCTCATACCAAAGCTTACCAAACCAAATCAAACCTGAGAATCCCAAACGACTTTCGCAGAGGTCTCTTTAACGGATTCTTGGCCATTCCTTCAGTGCAAGGTATCCTTCGTGCGCCTGGTCGAAAGCACTTAATCGATTTGCTAAACTACTTAGGTGCTCTTGTACTGCTTCTTGCAAATCTGGACCCCCAACAAACCCGAAATAGTCATCTATCGCGAACAGACTCAGTTTTGCTGAAGCAGTGATCAATTGTGGCCGTGGGTAACCCCATTCAGTGTTCGGTGATATCAACTCATCGCCATCGGTCTGAAGGCAGTGTGAGTAGATGTCTCCCCAAGCGCCATGCACGGCTTGGGACGGCCCGGAAAACGCGCCAAGGTAAGCATCGCCCATCCCTAGGTCATCCGCTTTTCGTAAAGGTTTCTCCCGCCCCAGTTTCTTTCCCTGTACCCGTTCAGGTCGCTTGGATCGAGACCAGCACTCGCAAACTCACGATCAATCGACTTCATCATGCGATCTTCAATTGGCAAAATCACTCCACCACGTGCCGCGATGTTCTGCTCCATCTTCTTTCGCAGTTTGGCCTCATGTTTGAATGAGCTCTTTACATAAGACGCAACCAGATCAGGACTGAAGTGTTTAATGAGGTAACGTATTGTCACGACCGTTTCGAAGACCAATCGGGCGAAAATAAAGCTCGTATCGCGCCGTCGCTGGGTTGTTTGATCCAGAAAGCCCGAAATCATCTTGTAGAGTCGAACCATGTTTCCGCCTATTGCGGCCGTGTCTCGATCCACTTTTCGTGCACACCAAGTGTGTTTGCGGCGATGCAAACATAGCAACCCGCCTCAATAAGTAGCGACACTCCCAGTCTGTTGAAGTCATCCTCATCGGTAAACTCTGCGATGTCTTCTTCGTTAACCAGGGGCTTTTCGATCTCTTTGAAGGCTTTGAGAACAGGATGATCCTTATCGTCTGAGGCATTGCTCATTGTTATTCCTAGTTATTGTGTTTCTGGACGCCGTGGATCAAAACAGGCACATGTGATTTCCACATCGTAGCCGGTCCGCAACTATAGGTCTGCTTTTCAATTTTTTCCGTTCGCGGTGCCGACGCAGTGAACGCCGCTTTCCGCCCAGACCCGCAGGCGGTGCCATCCAATGCAGGCGCAGAACGAATGTCTTGATTGGGCTGACTCCTGCCATTCCCCCAAAAAATTAAACCGTACGAAACTCCCGTACGTTTCGTACGAAACTCACCGCACGCCCTGTTAATTCCCACTCTCACAGACAGAAATACCGACGCGATACCGACGTCATACCGACGCGATACAGCACGGCATTTTTTCCGTTAATCAGTGGCTTGGCCCGATTCGCTCCGAACCATTAACGACAGCTCCGTCGAAAACCCCTCCGGCAAATACGACAACCGCCGCTCGATGGTCTTTTGCTGTGGCGCATCGGTGACCAAACCCGACAACCGGATCACATCCGTATCCACCTGCAAACTTCCGCGTTCCAACATGGATAGCCCCACGATCCCTGCCCGCGCCGCACCCCACCATTCGGGGCTGGCCAGAACCTCGGCAAAAGTCAGGTCTCCGGCCCGCACGTCACCCCCGAAAATCGCGGTCTGCGATGCAACACCAAGATCACGTGGCACTTTGCCGCCGCTTACCGCCACGGTACCATCGAATTCCATGGTCAAGTAAAATGGCCGCCCATCGTCCAGATAAGACAAATCCACGTCAAGCTCATAGCCTAGCGGCATCTTGGACAGTGCTTCTTGAACGCGTTCCCCTGTCTTTGGGTCACGCACTGTCGCACGTATGACGGCCTTGTTGTTCGCAACATGCAGATTGCCGTTCTCCGCTTTGGAAAGTGCCGTAACACCCACCTTCACCGCCGCAGAAAACCCTTTCTCGACAGGTAGATAAGCGATGGCTACCCCGTCATCGACAATCTCGGTTCCAAAGTTCCGGGCCAGTTCCGGCAACAGCAGGCTTTTCGGCATCTTCCCTTCGGCAAGTACCGTCTGTCCATCGAAATGCAGGGCCAATGACGCCGGGCTGCCATCATCCCTCAGCTGTACATTCTGCACCAAGTCAACGCCCTCGGGCAGCGCCGACAAGGCTGCATCTATCTTTGCCATTTCCTCTGGGCCAAAGGCCTGCCCGGTCAAAGACAACCGCCCCTCCGTGACCCGCAACTCCCCATGCTCGAAATGCGCCAACGCCTCCAAACCGGTGACTGCTGCCGCCCACCACGCCGAACTCGCCGCCACCTGCGCAAGCTCAAGCCCCGCATCTTCAACCGGATGATCCAGGAAAGCCGCCTGCACCCGCAACGGCAGGTCGCGGGGGATCTTGCCCTCTGCCTTTGCCCGTTCACCATCAAACTGTACAGTCAAATCAAAGGGTTGCCCGTCATCCATCTGGGTAACACCGAGGTTCAGAATCATCTTCTCGGACACCTCCGACAGCAGCTCATGGACCTCCGAGATGGCCGTATCCGACCAGGCCTCCCCGGTCAGGGTCAGGCTCCTGCCCGTGATGCTCAGTTGCCCCACCTGCAAGGCCTCCAATGCCTCCAACCCTGTAGCAGCGGCCTCTTCCCACCCTACCACCGGCGGGGCCACCGGCGTGCGGACAACCTGCGAGACATCAAACCCCTCAAGTTCCATCCCCTCGGGGAGTTTACCTGCAAGACTTATATCGCCATCCACCGACCGCCGGGCAGACAGGCGAAGAGGGCTGCCATCGTCCAGTAAATCCATGCTTAACGTTATTTCATACGCCTCTGGGGCCGCCCCCAAAAGGCGCTCTGCCCGGCCCGCTTCCAGCGGTGTCAAAGCCGTCGCCGCAACATCGACACGGCGATCCTCGATCACCACATGCGCTTCCTCCAGATGCTGCATGGCTCGGGCCAAAAGATCCGCCATTTCGGCCCAACCGTCCGGTGCGCCCGAGGCAAGACGAAGCGCCGACAGATCATGGCCAAGGATCTTTTCAAGCCGGTCCCGTAATGCTTCGGAGGGGATATTGCCCGACATGACAATCGCCCCATCCACCGGATGGTCCAGCCTCGTCCGGTATGGGCTTGCGGCCTCAAGGACCTCCACTTCGGCCTTGATGCGTCCACGCCCGTCAATCCCGCGCAACCCGTTCAAAAGGCGCGCTTTTTCCTCATCGCTATCAACCAGTCCCGTCAGTGTCAGATCACGGCCATCCACTTCGACGGCAACAGCATGCCTTGCCTCCCGAACAACCTCCTTTGCCGAAGCTTGCAGCCCGGCTTCGACCAGCGGATCCTCCTTTTTGAAATCAAAAACGCCAAGCGCAAAGAACGCCACGATCAAGGCGA comes from Roseovarius bejariae and encodes:
- a CDS encoding IS110 family transposase → MQVTTVGLDLAKNIFQVHGISENGDVVFNQALRRAQLIAFFEKLPPCLVGMEACGSSHHWARQLSKLGHDVRLIPAMYVKWGKSDAVDAAAICEAVTRPTIRFVAIKSEEQQGVLFLHRARDLIVKHRTQLSNMLRGLLSEFGIVIAQGVGSAIKFAKGVLDGDKPGIPDVAIDVLANLSNQLVALHLRVRWYEMHMRLQAKQDPRVMLLRTIPGVGPVTASAIVATAGDASQFRNGREFAAWLGLTPLNRSSGGKERLGRISKMGDRYIRRLLVTGMTSRLRQMKTHPERADPWAQALIDRKPVRLATVAMANKTARIIWAVLTKNEYYRPRTA
- a CDS encoding IS5 family transposase; the encoded protein is MRQSFATQPALFAPHEVFDHPALSALDDVEELIDWLRVEALLPAGEDRKATGRPGYPAQTLFRALLLGLWYDLSDVKLSAQLARDLLFRKFCRLELDQGVPDDTTLGRFRARLGDRLDAVLAEVVTMLEEARVVLAEGRVAIVDGEGVNAIGPSEHLNVVEAARSGLRHADPEAGSRVKLNVKGKMQAVWGWQGFVNADEDGFIRRAAVSAGNRAEVDSLEDVVVGDEAALYADSAYIGPRTRALLGRHGMRDQVQRRGARGHPLSAQDRARNVEIGVTRGRVEAIFGHMKRHWGMARSRFMGLWRTRTQFLLAAIGWNLWKGSGFRKRYG
- a CDS encoding DUF5677 domain-containing protein; this translates as MVRLYKMISGFLDQTTQRRRDTSFIFARLVFETVVTIRYLIKHFSPDLVASYVKSSFKHEAKLRKKMEQNIAARGGVILPIEDRMMKSIDREFASAGLDPSDLNGYRERNWGGRNLYEKRMT